Proteins encoded within one genomic window of Candidatus Binatia bacterium:
- a CDS encoding uroporphyrinogen III methyltransferase has product MTGKVYLVGAGPGDPGLLTLRGRRCLEKADVVVYDYLADPSLLRFAPPGAELVCVGKHGGGPKWQQEDIHTLLVERAKAGKTVVRLKGGDPFIFGRGGEEAEELGRHGIPFEVVPGVTAGVAVPAYAGIPLTHRDHSSSVAFLAGYEYPDKAEPAVPWEHLARSVGTLVLFMTTRQLRRNMERLLAAGLDPGTAVALVRWGSRAAQTTIVGTVSDIAEKAEAARIQPPALAVVGNVVRLREKLAWFEQKPLFGRRIVVTRAREQAGELGEPLEELGAEVLYLPAIEILPPESFGPLDAAIRGIREFDLLVFTSANGVRFFFERLDALGRDIRELGPLRLAAIGSETARALERKHLRVDVVPGEFRAEALAEALGRVEGMRILLPRAVGARPFLPRELEGRGARVHEVPAYRVVRPRVDLEPLRRLLAAGEPPLLTFTSSSTVRNFLSLAREEGFLEEVRTCRVACLGPVTAETARESGLRVDVQPETYTIPAFVRAIEELARRGGI; this is encoded by the coding sequence GTGACGGGTAAGGTTTACCTGGTCGGTGCCGGCCCCGGTGACCCGGGGCTTCTCACGCTGCGGGGCCGGCGCTGCCTCGAGAAAGCGGACGTCGTGGTCTACGACTATCTCGCGGACCCCTCTCTTCTCCGCTTCGCGCCGCCCGGTGCCGAGCTCGTCTGCGTCGGGAAGCACGGCGGGGGACCGAAGTGGCAGCAGGAGGACATCCACACTCTGCTGGTCGAGCGCGCGAAGGCAGGCAAGACCGTCGTCCGCCTCAAGGGCGGGGACCCCTTCATCTTCGGCCGGGGCGGCGAGGAGGCCGAGGAGCTCGGGCGCCACGGCATCCCGTTCGAGGTCGTGCCGGGAGTCACGGCGGGCGTGGCCGTCCCGGCTTACGCGGGCATTCCCCTCACGCACCGCGATCACTCCTCGAGTGTCGCGTTTCTTGCTGGCTACGAATACCCGGACAAAGCCGAGCCCGCCGTGCCGTGGGAGCACCTGGCCCGCTCGGTCGGCACCCTCGTCCTCTTCATGACGACGCGGCAGCTCCGGCGGAACATGGAACGGCTTCTCGCCGCGGGGCTCGACCCCGGGACGGCCGTGGCGCTCGTGCGGTGGGGATCCCGGGCCGCCCAGACGACGATCGTGGGCACCGTCTCCGACATCGCGGAGAAAGCGGAGGCGGCCCGCATCCAGCCACCGGCACTCGCCGTCGTGGGGAACGTGGTCCGCCTGCGAGAGAAGCTCGCCTGGTTCGAGCAGAAGCCTCTTTTCGGCCGCCGGATCGTCGTCACGCGCGCCCGCGAGCAAGCGGGTGAGCTCGGCGAGCCCCTCGAAGAGCTCGGCGCGGAAGTGCTCTATCTTCCGGCCATCGAGATTCTCCCGCCCGAGTCCTTCGGGCCGCTCGATGCGGCGATCCGGGGAATCCGGGAATTCGACCTCCTCGTTTTCACCAGCGCCAACGGCGTCCGCTTTTTCTTCGAGCGGCTCGATGCGCTCGGGCGCGACATTCGCGAGCTCGGACCCTTGCGGCTTGCGGCCATCGGCTCGGAGACGGCGCGCGCTCTCGAAAGAAAGCACCTCCGCGTCGACGTCGTCCCCGGCGAGTTCCGCGCCGAGGCGCTGGCCGAAGCTCTCGGGCGCGTCGAGGGAATGCGCATCCTCCTCCCGCGTGCCGTGGGGGCGCGACCCTTTCTGCCGCGCGAGCTCGAAGGCCGTGGTGCGCGGGTGCACGAGGTTCCGGCCTACCGCGTGGTGCGGCCGCGCGTGGACCTCGAGCCTTTGCGGCGTCTTCTCGCGGCGGGGGAGCCGCCGCTCCTCACGTTCACGAGCTCGAGCACCGTACGGAATTTCCTTTCGCTCGCCCGTGAGGAGGGATTTCTCGAGGAGGTTCGAACATGTCGCGTCGCTTGCCTGGGTCCCGTCACCGCCGAGACGGCCCGCGAGTCGGGCCTCCGCGTCGACGTGCAGCCCGAGACCTACACGATTCCCGCGTTCGTGCGCGCCATCGAGGAACTCGCCCGGCGCGGCGGCATCTGA
- the hemA gene encoding glutamyl-tRNA reductase — MKTRILLVGLSHHTAPVEVREALAVPTEESEEAYRELLALPGVDEAVVLSTCNRVEVVCGTRNPELALDSIRTFLRSRDRTGRTDFESALYAYRDAEAVRHLFRVAASLDSMVVGEPQILGQVKESYTRASAAGATGTVLHRCFHKAFSVAKRVRAETGIGSRAVSVSSAAVELARKIFDRLENKCVMLIGAGRMSELAARHLLGQGIGELIVTNRTFDRAVALAREFGGTPVPFEHFPRYLHMADVVLGSTGSQEFVLTRPLVQEAMRQRQRAPMFLIDLGVPRNFDPRINEIENVYLYDIDDLEGVVEVNREERLRESAKAEELVTREVESFERWLESLEAVPTIVALRERCERIRQEELARTLASLGPLGEKEKQALDAMTSAIVKKILHGPLSKLKEPADDRTEKYYIAAARDLFRLDDEGEEEIRPAPRLRRISGRKGD; from the coding sequence ATGAAGACACGGATCCTGCTCGTCGGGCTGAGCCACCACACCGCGCCGGTCGAGGTGCGCGAAGCCCTGGCCGTCCCCACCGAGGAATCCGAGGAGGCCTACCGGGAGCTCCTTGCGCTTCCCGGCGTCGACGAGGCGGTCGTGCTCTCGACCTGTAACCGCGTCGAAGTGGTCTGCGGCACGCGGAACCCGGAGCTCGCCCTCGACTCGATCCGGACGTTCCTCCGTTCGCGTGACCGGACGGGCAGGACGGATTTCGAGAGCGCCCTCTATGCGTACCGGGACGCGGAAGCCGTCCGGCATCTCTTCCGCGTGGCCGCAAGCCTCGACTCCATGGTCGTCGGGGAGCCGCAGATCCTCGGCCAGGTGAAGGAGTCCTACACGCGTGCCTCCGCCGCCGGGGCGACCGGAACGGTGCTCCACCGCTGCTTCCACAAGGCCTTTTCGGTCGCCAAGCGCGTGCGGGCCGAGACGGGGATCGGAAGCCGGGCGGTGTCGGTGAGCTCGGCAGCCGTCGAGCTCGCCCGCAAGATCTTCGACCGCCTCGAGAACAAGTGCGTCATGCTGATCGGCGCGGGCCGGATGAGCGAGCTCGCCGCGCGTCACCTTCTCGGCCAGGGGATCGGCGAGCTCATCGTCACCAACCGTACCTTCGACCGCGCCGTGGCACTCGCCCGCGAGTTCGGCGGAACTCCGGTGCCGTTCGAGCACTTCCCGCGCTACCTCCACATGGCGGACGTGGTCCTCGGGTCGACCGGGAGCCAGGAGTTCGTGCTCACGCGCCCGCTCGTGCAGGAAGCCATGCGGCAGCGGCAGCGGGCTCCGATGTTTCTCATCGACCTCGGCGTGCCGCGGAATTTCGACCCGCGGATCAACGAGATCGAAAACGTCTACCTCTACGACATCGACGACCTCGAGGGTGTCGTCGAGGTGAACCGTGAAGAGCGGCTCCGCGAGAGTGCCAAGGCCGAGGAGCTCGTCACCCGCGAGGTCGAGAGCTTCGAGCGCTGGCTCGAGTCGCTCGAGGCCGTGCCGACCATCGTGGCGCTCCGCGAGCGGTGCGAGCGCATCCGGCAGGAGGAGCTCGCGAGGACGCTCGCTTCCCTCGGGCCGCTCGGCGAGAAGGAAAAGCAGGCCCTCGACGCCATGACGTCGGCCATCGTGAAGAAAATCCTCCACGGGCCGCTCTCGAAGCTCAAAGAGCCCGCCGACGACCGGACCGAGAAGTACTACATCGCCGCCGCTCGCGACCTTTTCCGGCTCGACGACGAGGGCGAGGAAGAGATCCGGCCGGCTCCTCGTCTCCGCCGGATTTCCGGGCGCAAGGGCGATTGA
- a CDS encoding hypothetical protein (possible pseudo, frameshifted): MKDLPVELPEGLEVVAVPEREDPRDVLVTREGFALRELPEGARVGTSSLRRMSLLWAERYDLHMVPVRGNVETRLGKLRARQLEALVLAAAGLRRLALRARAVPLDPRVFVPAPGQGALAVEGRRDGSAEFARCLDRPESRAAVEAERAFLATAGGSCRTPIAAYAEVEGEDLVLRALIASLDGARVVRGENRGHLRDARALGEALAERLLHAGGREILDEIERPGETEEEEDGEDTEARNTAQETERTEARRQEGKKRSETRERSKAARESEHGEGSVGGRRRQSRRIKGSARRSRQAGEAIAGGRRNRDG; encoded by the coding sequence ATGAAGGACCTGCCCGTCGAGTTGCCGGAGGGTCTCGAGGTCGTGGCGGTCCCCGAGCGCGAAGACCCGAGGGACGTGCTCGTGACGCGCGAGGGGTTCGCGCTCCGAGAGCTGCCGGAAGGGGCGCGTGTCGGGACGTCGAGCCTGCGGCGGATGTCGCTGCTGTGGGCCGAACGGTACGACCTCCACATGGTGCCCGTGCGGGGAAACGTGGAGACGCGGCTCGGAAAGCTCCGGGCGAGGCAGCTCGAGGCCCTGGTGCTCGCGGCGGCGGGACTCCGCCGGCTCGCTCTCCGGGCCCGTGCCGTTCCGCTCGACCCTCGGGTGTTCGTCCCGGCGCCGGGTCAGGGTGCGCTTGCCGTCGAGGGCCGGCGCGACGGATCCGCCGAGTTCGCCCGCTGCCTCGACCGCCCCGAGAGCCGGGCTGCCGTGGAAGCGGAGCGCGCTTTTCTTGCGACGGCCGGGGGGAGTTGCAGGACACCGATCGCCGCTTACGCGGAGGTGGAAGGAGAGGATCTGGTGCTCCGGGCGCTCATTGCGAGCCTGGACGGCGCGCGGGTGGTGCGGGGCGAGAACCGCGGGCATCTCCGGGACGCGCGTGCCCTCGGAGAGGCTCTCGCCGAGCGGTTGCTCCACGCCGGCGGACGCGAAATCCTCGACGAGATCGAGAGACCGGGGGAGACGGAAGAAGAGGAGGACGGCGAGGATACGGAGGCCAGGAACACGGCGCAGGAAACGGAGAGAACGGAGGCCAGGAGGCAAGAAGGAAAGAAACGATCGGAGACGAGGGAGAGATCGAAGGCCGCGAGAGAATCGGAGCACGGGGAAGGGAGCGTCGGAGGCCGAAGGAGGCAGTCGCGGAGAATCAAGGGATCGGCGAGGCGAAGCCGACAGGCTGGGGAGGCGATCGCAGGAGGGCGGAGGAATCGTGACGGGTAA
- a CDS encoding precorrin-2 dehydrogenase, producing the protein MAGHAIVLDLTDRACVVAGGGPEAARRVAALLEAGARVTVVAPALCPELAERASRGEVRHVPREFRPEDLDGAWLAYVTEAPEELLPEIAREASERRVFLNVFDRPEFGSFSSPAILRRGDLLLAASTGGKSPLLARKIRERWEREFGPEYAALLRLLGEIRARLRESGLDAARRKETLERLLEGPLLEALRAGDRQRVEEELRRAGAAPVP; encoded by the coding sequence ATGGCAGGGCACGCGATCGTTCTGGACTTGACGGACCGCGCTTGCGTGGTCGCGGGCGGCGGTCCCGAGGCGGCCCGCCGGGTCGCGGCGCTCCTCGAAGCGGGGGCCAGGGTCACGGTCGTGGCACCGGCCCTGTGCCCGGAGCTTGCCGAGCGTGCGTCGCGGGGCGAGGTGCGGCACGTCCCGCGTGAATTCCGGCCCGAAGACCTCGACGGCGCGTGGCTCGCCTACGTGACGGAAGCTCCGGAGGAGCTTTTGCCCGAAATTGCGCGGGAAGCGTCGGAGCGGCGGGTTTTCCTCAACGTTTTCGACCGGCCCGAGTTCGGTAGCTTCTCCTCGCCTGCGATTCTTCGAAGAGGGGACTTGCTTCTCGCCGCTTCCACGGGCGGGAAGAGCCCGCTCCTGGCCCGCAAGATCCGCGAGCGTTGGGAGCGGGAATTCGGGCCCGAGTACGCGGCGCTGCTCCGGCTTCTCGGCGAGATCCGGGCGAGATTGCGAGAGTCGGGGCTCGATGCTGCCCGGCGGAAGGAGACACTCGAACGGCTCCTGGAAGGCCCCCTCCTCGAGGCGCTGCGCGCGGGCGACAGGCAGCGTGTCGAAGAAGAGCTTCGTCGGGCGGGCGCGGCACCCGTTCCGTAG
- a CDS encoding c-type cytochrome biogenesis protein CcsB gives MDLSFLVVAATLYFLATGGFVVHLLFSSDRLHRGGSFLLASGFTVHTLALLVRAFEAGYLPVTSFHEGLSLVGWLVVGAQLLLERRSGLGVLGAFVAPLAFLFTFSSYVFYSGVEELPESLKNAWLPVHIAPAFLGYAILGVAFCLSLAYLLQENQLKAKRRSGLFRRLPSLERLDELNHRFVTWGFALFTLAIVTGAVLAKTAWGAFWSWEPVEVWSAVTWLLYAVLLQMRSAGWRGRRAATLTIVGFAVLVVSFFGMNLVFPGRHGGRFGS, from the coding sequence ATGGACCTTTCCTTTCTCGTCGTCGCCGCCACGCTCTACTTTCTCGCCACGGGCGGGTTCGTCGTCCACCTGCTCTTTTCCTCCGATCGGCTCCACCGGGGCGGGAGCTTTCTTCTGGCCTCGGGCTTCACGGTCCACACGCTCGCCCTTCTCGTACGGGCCTTCGAAGCCGGTTATCTCCCCGTCACGAGCTTCCACGAGGGGCTCTCGCTCGTCGGCTGGCTCGTCGTGGGCGCCCAGCTCCTTCTCGAGCGGCGGAGCGGCCTCGGGGTTCTCGGGGCCTTCGTCGCGCCGCTCGCCTTTCTCTTCACGTTTTCTTCGTACGTCTTCTACTCGGGCGTCGAGGAGCTTCCGGAGTCGCTCAAGAACGCCTGGCTCCCGGTGCACATCGCGCCGGCGTTCCTGGGCTACGCGATCCTGGGTGTCGCCTTTTGCCTGAGCCTCGCCTACCTGCTCCAGGAAAACCAGCTCAAGGCCAAACGACGCAGCGGCCTTTTCCGCCGCCTGCCGTCCCTCGAGCGCCTCGACGAGTTGAACCACCGCTTCGTGACCTGGGGTTTCGCGCTTTTCACGCTGGCGATCGTGACCGGGGCCGTTCTCGCGAAGACGGCCTGGGGGGCTTTCTGGTCGTGGGAGCCGGTCGAGGTCTGGTCGGCGGTGACCTGGCTCCTTTACGCCGTTCTCCTCCAGATGCGGAGTGCGGGGTGGCGGGGCAGGAGGGCCGCCACGCTCACGATCGTGGGTTTCGCCGTGCTCGTGGTCTCGTTTTTCGGCATGAACCTCGTTTTTCCCGGACGCCACGGAGGCCGCTTCGGCTCATGA
- a CDS encoding lactoylglutathione lyase — protein MRERPFRILGVQQIAVGAPKKDALRRLWVDVLGLRIEGHFRSESENVDEDIAVLGEGPFRVEVDLMEPVDPARKPRVHEPPLNHIGLWVDDLRAAVEWLTQQGVRFAPGGIRKGAAGHDVCFIHPKGSDEAPIGGEGVLIELVQAPPEVREAYERARKGAEL, from the coding sequence GTGAGAGAGAGACCGTTCCGCATTCTCGGCGTGCAGCAAATCGCCGTGGGCGCACCGAAAAAGGACGCACTCCGGCGGCTCTGGGTCGACGTTCTCGGGCTGCGGATCGAAGGGCACTTCCGGAGCGAGAGCGAGAACGTCGACGAGGACATTGCCGTGCTCGGCGAGGGGCCCTTCCGGGTGGAGGTCGACCTCATGGAACCCGTCGACCCCGCCCGAAAGCCCAGAGTGCACGAACCGCCGCTCAACCACATCGGCCTCTGGGTGGACGACCTCCGCGCGGCCGTCGAGTGGCTTACGCAGCAGGGGGTGCGCTTCGCGCCGGGCGGGATTCGCAAAGGCGCCGCGGGTCACGACGTCTGTTTCATCCACCCGAAGGGAAGCGACGAGGCTCCGATCGGCGGCGAAGGCGTGCTGATCGAGCTCGTCCAGGCGCCGCCCGAGGTTCGCGAGGCGTACGAGAGGGCCCGAAAAGGCGCGGAGTTGTGA